Proteins co-encoded in one Apodemus sylvaticus chromosome 6, mApoSyl1.1, whole genome shotgun sequence genomic window:
- the LOC127687826 gene encoding 60S ribosomal protein L27a-like → MPSRLRKTRALRGHVSQGHGHGGKQHKPPGGCRKAGTLEGCEPPRRISGDKYHPGYLGKAGMRHYHLKRDQSFCPTLNLDKLWMLVSEQMRVNAANHKPGAAPVTDAVRSSKGNLPK, encoded by the coding sequence ATGCCATCTCGACTGAGGAAGACCCGGGCACTCCGGGGCCACGTGAGCCAGGGCCACGGCCACGGCGGTAAGCAGCACAAGCCCCCAGGAGGCTGCAGGAAGGCGGGAACGCTGGAGGGGTGCGAGCCTCCCCGCAGGATCAGTGGTGACAAATATCATCCAGGATACCTTGGGAAAGCTGGTATGAGGCATTACCACCTGAAGAGGGACCAGAGCTTCTGCCCGACTCTCAACCTGGATAAATTGTGGATGTTGGTCAGTGAGCAGATGCGGGTCAACGCAGCAAACCACAAGCCTGGAGCTGCTCCAGTCACTGACGCTGTTAGATCCAGCAAGGGCAACCTCCCTAAGTGA